Proteins encoded in a region of the Salipiger sp. CCB-MM3 genome:
- a CDS encoding amino acid ABC transporter substrate-binding protein, which translates to MLHNTRRAVLRALPLAMVSALALSAPLAAQEDPVTIGYAVSKSGPSATGAGITTIPNYELWVSEVNAAGGLEMPDGSRRPIEVIEYDDRSSAEDLVRAIERLATQDKVDLILPPWGTGGNLAIAPLMDRFGYPQLAVTSVTDKAPEFAKRWDRSFWMLGGGHDYATALVETLAAAKEAGTINDKVAMISVADGFGIDLVKAARPAFEEAGFELVYDESYPLGTSDFAAILNEVQGSGADSFVAFSYPPGSFGVTKQAITTGFNPKVFYIGVGGAFPIYGKITEGKQEGVMSIGGVDASSPAIQEYFAKHTEAKGAAPDSWASAITYASLEMLEEAVKRVGLDHEALAQELSTGSFETVIGEVKLEDNQLRKLWWVGQWQGEHFVAVSPADQTGASAPVIPKPEW; encoded by the coding sequence ATGTTACACAACACGAGGCGCGCCGTGCTGCGCGCGTTGCCGCTTGCCATGGTCTCGGCGCTGGCGCTCAGCGCCCCGCTGGCGGCACAGGAAGACCCTGTCACCATCGGCTATGCCGTGTCGAAATCCGGCCCCAGCGCTACCGGCGCGGGCATCACCACCATCCCCAATTACGAACTTTGGGTGAGCGAGGTGAATGCCGCAGGCGGGCTCGAGATGCCCGACGGCAGCCGCCGCCCCATCGAAGTGATCGAATATGACGACCGCTCCAGCGCCGAAGACCTCGTGCGCGCCATCGAACGGCTTGCCACGCAGGATAAGGTCGATCTGATCCTGCCGCCGTGGGGCACGGGGGGCAATCTTGCCATCGCGCCGCTGATGGACCGTTTCGGCTATCCGCAACTGGCCGTCACCTCGGTGACCGACAAGGCGCCCGAGTTTGCCAAGCGCTGGGACCGCTCGTTCTGGATGCTGGGCGGCGGGCATGACTACGCCACCGCGCTGGTCGAGACGCTGGCCGCCGCCAAGGAGGCCGGGACGATCAACGACAAGGTCGCGATGATCTCGGTCGCCGACGGCTTTGGCATCGATCTGGTGAAGGCCGCGCGCCCTGCATTTGAGGAAGCCGGGTTCGAACTGGTCTACGACGAGAGCTACCCACTCGGCACCTCCGATTTCGCCGCGATCCTCAACGAGGTGCAGGGCTCGGGCGCTGACAGTTTCGTCGCCTTTTCCTACCCGCCGGGCAGCTTTGGCGTGACCAAACAGGCGATCACCACGGGCTTTAATCCCAAGGTGTTTTACATCGGCGTCGGCGGCGCCTTCCCGATCTACGGCAAGATCACCGAAGGCAAGCAAGAGGGTGTGATGTCCATTGGCGGCGTCGATGCCTCCAGCCCCGCCATTCAGGAGTATTTCGCCAAGCACACCGAAGCCAAGGGCGCCGCGCCCGACAGCTGGGCGAGCGCGATCACCTATGCCTCGCTGGAGATGCTGGAAGAGGCGGTGAAGCGCGTCGGCCTCGACCATGAGGCGCTGGCGCAAGAGCTTTCCACCGGCAGCTTCGAGACGGTGATCGGCGAGGTGAAGCTGGAAGACAACCAGCTGCGCAAGCTGTGGTGGGTCGGTCAGTGGCAGGGCGAG
- a CDS encoding helix-turn-helix domain-containing protein, whose amino-acid sequence MSMMKTYPLRQATHHGITAHEIRSPLAETTYGLREESACLLLLEAGRARVEGAARDMAVESPRFVWLAPGRAGALRLSPGSRGEMLQLSKGALARVLPASAFGDELSQVLRGDLSVPVGTERAQIVRWLAELREELTGGAPGAEMMAGHILSLLLIQLWRGVKAGRQRPDVATGGLVQGFVQLAGLHLREHWQVGDYAAALGVSRDRLSDAVRRATGRAPQVWLHEALHREAAELLTNSGLQVAQVGFRLGFSDPAYFNRFFKRMEGVPPSRFRRRAARRSAPSTSYAAWP is encoded by the coding sequence ATGAGCATGATGAAAACTTACCCGCTGCGGCAGGCCACGCATCACGGCATTACCGCGCATGAAATCCGCAGCCCGCTGGCGGAAACCACCTACGGTCTGCGCGAGGAAAGCGCCTGCCTGCTGCTGCTCGAGGCCGGGCGCGCGCGGGTCGAGGGCGCGGCGCGCGACATGGCGGTGGAATCGCCGCGCTTCGTCTGGCTGGCACCGGGGCGGGCGGGGGCGCTGCGGCTATCTCCGGGCAGTCGCGGCGAGATGCTGCAACTCAGCAAGGGCGCGTTGGCCCGGGTGCTGCCCGCCTCGGCCTTTGGCGACGAGTTGAGCCAGGTTCTGCGCGGCGATCTGTCGGTGCCGGTGGGGACGGAGCGCGCGCAGATCGTGCGGTGGCTGGCGGAACTGCGCGAAGAACTGACCGGCGGCGCACCGGGGGCCGAGATGATGGCGGGCCACATCCTGTCGCTGCTGCTGATCCAGCTCTGGCGCGGGGTGAAGGCCGGGCGGCAGCGCCCCGATGTGGCCACCGGCGGCCTCGTGCAGGGGTTCGTGCAACTGGCCGGGCTGCATCTGCGCGAGCATTGGCAGGTGGGCGACTATGCCGCCGCGCTGGGGGTTTCGCGCGACCGGCTTTCGGACGCGGTGCGCCGCGCCACCGGGCGCGCACCGCAGGTCTGGCTGCATGAGGCGCTGCACCGAGAGGCGGCGGAACTGCTGACCAACTCCGGCCTGCAGGTGGCGCAGGTGGGGTTTCGGCTCGGGTTTTCGGATCCTGCCTATTTCAACAGGTTTTTCAAACGGATGGAGGGCGTTCCTCCGAGCCGGTTCCGACGCCGCGCGGCGCGGCGCAGCGCGCCGTCCACGTCTTATGCGGCGTGGCCGTGA
- a CDS encoding dihydropteroate synthase produces MTRTVLESRTRTVTIGFDEPFCVIGERINPTGRKKLAAELEAGNFSTVEADALAQVAAGAMVLDVNAGVVYNSNPDPNQTEPPLMRSLIELVQDLVDVPLCIDSSVPGALEAGLAAAQGRPLLNSVTGEEERLERVLPLVKKYNVPVVAISNDDTGISEDPEIRFAVAKKIVERAADYGIPAHDIVVDPLVMPVGAMATAGQQVFALVRRLREELGVNTTCGASNISFGLPNRHGINTAFLPMAIGAGMTSAIMNPVALPVTQAKIAAKKAEVAAAGIALPEIDDESFVRLFGLGAMKAGPGAEMIAIRAANFLVNQDPHGAAWIAMNKGEDSGAEARGGRRGGRRRRA; encoded by the coding sequence ATGACACGCACCGTTCTGGAATCCCGGACCCGCACCGTGACCATCGGCTTTGATGAGCCGTTCTGCGTCATCGGCGAAAGGATCAACCCTACCGGCCGCAAGAAGCTGGCGGCGGAACTGGAGGCCGGGAATTTCTCCACCGTCGAGGCCGACGCGCTGGCCCAAGTGGCGGCGGGGGCCATGGTGCTCGATGTGAACGCGGGCGTGGTCTACAACTCCAACCCCGATCCGAACCAGACCGAGCCGCCGCTGATGCGCAGCCTGATCGAACTGGTGCAGGATCTGGTGGATGTGCCGCTCTGCATCGACAGCTCGGTGCCCGGCGCGCTGGAGGCAGGTCTGGCAGCGGCGCAGGGCCGCCCCTTGCTGAACTCGGTCACCGGCGAGGAAGAGCGGCTGGAGCGCGTGCTGCCGCTGGTGAAGAAATACAACGTGCCGGTGGTGGCCATTTCCAACGACGATACCGGCATTTCGGAAGACCCCGAAATACGCTTTGCCGTGGCGAAAAAGATTGTCGAGCGCGCGGCGGATTACGGCATCCCGGCGCATGACATCGTGGTCGATCCGCTGGTCATGCCGGTGGGCGCCATGGCCACGGCGGGCCAGCAGGTCTTTGCGCTGGTGCGGCGTCTGCGCGAAGAGCTTGGAGTGAACACCACCTGCGGCGCGTCGAACATCTCTTTCGGTCTGCCCAACCGCCACGGCATCAACACCGCCTTCCTGCCCATGGCGATCGGCGCGGGGATGACCTCGGCAATCATGAACCCCGTCGCCCTGCCGGTGACGCAGGCGAAGATCGCCGCGAAGAAGGCCGAGGTTGCCGCCGCGGGCATCGCCCTGCCCGAGATCGACGACGAAAGTTTCGTGCGGCTCTTCGGGCTGGGCGCGATGAAGGCCGGTCCCGGCGCCGAGATGATCGCGATCCGTGCGGCGAATTTCCTCGTGAACCAAGACCCGCACGGCGCGGCATGGATCGCCATGAACAAGGGCGAAGACAGCGGTGCCGAGGCCCGCGGCGGGCGGCGCGGCGGACGGCGGCGGCGGGCTTGA
- a CDS encoding HAD family hydrolase, with translation MIRALLFDLDGTLLHSDPLHFEVFADLFAERGRELTEAGYLSDIHGRHNLESFPELFPGEDAQALSNHKEARFRDKLGDGHAPMPGAEALMLRAKAQGWRIAVVTNAPRDNAEAMLGATGLRAFAETLVIGDECARAKPDPEPYAVAMRAFGVPPQECIAFEDSPSGMRAAAASGAHTVGILSSGLSADQLRAAGAQTVIRDYTDPALEELLARLE, from the coding sequence ATGATCCGCGCACTTCTCTTCGATCTCGACGGCACGCTGCTGCATTCCGATCCGCTGCATTTCGAGGTCTTCGCCGATCTTTTCGCCGAACGCGGGCGCGAGCTGACCGAGGCGGGCTACCTGTCGGACATCCACGGGCGGCACAATCTCGAGAGCTTTCCCGAGCTGTTTCCCGGCGAGGACGCGCAGGCGCTGTCGAACCACAAAGAAGCGCGCTTCCGCGACAAGCTGGGCGATGGTCATGCGCCGATGCCGGGCGCCGAGGCGCTGATGCTGCGGGCCAAGGCGCAGGGCTGGCGCATCGCCGTGGTGACCAATGCCCCGCGCGACAATGCCGAGGCGATGCTCGGTGCCACCGGGCTGCGCGCCTTCGCCGAGACGCTGGTAATCGGCGACGAATGCGCCCGCGCCAAGCCCGACCCCGAGCCCTATGCCGTGGCCATGCGCGCCTTTGGCGTGCCGCCGCAGGAATGCATCGCCTTCGAGGACAGCCCCTCGGGGATGCGCGCCGCCGCTGCTTCGGGCGCGCACACCGTGGGCATCCTGTCGTCCGGCCTGAGCGCCGACCAGCTTCGCGCTGCAGGCGCGCAGACCGTGATCCGCGACTACACCGACCCGGCCCTCGAGGAGTTGCTCGCACGGCTGGAATAG
- a CDS encoding 5,10-methylenetetrahydrofolate reductase, with amino-acid sequence MTLLSFRKSRAAAPVTPLSALAGFSIEVMPRTAAGIPDFRALLPEGTRVYIAHIDGTPIEDMVATAARLAAQGFAVMPHFPARSIADAATLGDWIARYQGEAGVTEGLILAGGIPEPRGTFHSSMQLLETGVFDRAGFTRLHVAGHPEGSRDIDPDGSDRAVMQALRWKKDFAQRSDAQMALVTQFAFEAAPILAWGRRLRDEGIDLPVHLGIAGPAKLQTLIRFAVTCGVGPSLKVLQKRARDVSKLMLPYEPNDLIAEITRARTAEPDLPIAQLHLFPLGGIPAAAAWAARHGGAAAQPAARAV; translated from the coding sequence ATGACCCTGCTGAGCTTCCGCAAGTCCCGTGCCGCCGCCCCTGTAACGCCGCTCTCTGCGCTCGCCGGCTTTTCGATCGAGGTGATGCCGCGCACCGCCGCCGGGATCCCCGATTTCCGCGCCCTGCTGCCCGAGGGCACCCGCGTCTATATCGCCCATATCGACGGCACACCGATCGAGGACATGGTGGCCACTGCCGCCCGGCTCGCGGCGCAGGGCTTTGCCGTGATGCCGCATTTCCCCGCCCGCTCGATCGCCGATGCCGCAACCCTCGGCGACTGGATCGCCCGCTATCAGGGCGAGGCGGGCGTCACCGAAGGGCTGATCCTCGCGGGCGGCATCCCCGAGCCGCGCGGCACATTCCACAGCTCGATGCAGCTGCTCGAGACCGGGGTCTTCGACCGCGCAGGCTTCACCCGGCTGCATGTGGCGGGCCATCCCGAGGGAAGCCGCGACATCGACCCCGACGGCTCGGACCGCGCGGTGATGCAGGCGCTGCGCTGGAAAAAAGACTTCGCACAGCGCAGCGATGCGCAGATGGCGCTGGTCACGCAGTTTGCCTTTGAGGCCGCGCCGATCCTCGCATGGGGCCGCCGCCTGCGCGACGAGGGCATTGATCTGCCGGTGCATCTGGGCATCGCCGGGCCTGCGAAGCTTCAGACGCTGATCCGCTTCGCCGTCACCTGCGGTGTCGGCCCGTCGCTCAAGGTGCTGCAGAAGCGCGCCCGCGACGTCAGCAAGCTGATGCTGCCCTACGAGCCCAACGATCTGATCGCCGAGATCACCCGCGCCCGCACCGCCGAGCCCGATCTGCCCATCGCGCAGTTGCATCTCTTCCCGCTGGGGGGCATCCCTGCGGCTGCGGCATGGGCGGCCCGGCATGGGGGCGCCGCCGCGCAACCGGCCGCGCGGGCAGTCTGA
- a CDS encoding virulence factor codes for MTEMTILYWRDIPAQVIAGTGRRAEKCVLPPRFEAAIDRAAMKSGASGTDTYLAAWRRASAKDTAAPSAAALAAKLDHEYDPERLRALVERGGWSAQTADVKGP; via the coding sequence ATGACCGAGATGACCATCCTCTATTGGCGCGATATTCCCGCGCAGGTGATCGCGGGCACCGGTCGGCGCGCCGAGAAATGCGTGCTGCCGCCGCGGTTCGAGGCGGCCATCGACCGCGCCGCGATGAAGAGCGGGGCCAGCGGCACCGACACCTATCTCGCCGCGTGGCGGCGTGCCTCCGCCAAAGACACAGCCGCGCCGAGCGCCGCTGCGCTGGCCGCGAAGCTCGATCACGAGTATGACCCCGAGCGCCTGCGCGCGCTCGTCGAGCGCGGCGGCTGGTCCGCGCAGACCGCCGATGTGAAAGGACCCTGA
- a CDS encoding sulfotransferase family 2 domain-containing protein, which translates to MFVRQLGRRFMVIAVETHKIAYMALPKAGCSTVKAALAQIDPQASLPPEAGRDVNIWHAIYPTRRFRPHRWEKVADHWRFCVVREPLKRLLSVYTNRVVDLRELHNSRRLRRAEEGLPLDPDPDFFFQNLAAYRDSASSVKHHVLPAWLFLGPDLDAYDRVYTTAEFPQLAADLSKRSGESVVMPRENRSAAPLDPESLQPQTLQALGVFLEAEYEYLNAFYPNPFKPGGRFSCASSLRRVS; encoded by the coding sequence GTGTTTGTTCGGCAGTTGGGGCGGCGCTTTATGGTCATTGCGGTGGAAACCCACAAGATCGCCTATATGGCGCTGCCGAAGGCTGGCTGTTCCACCGTCAAGGCCGCTCTGGCGCAAATCGACCCGCAGGCGAGCCTGCCGCCCGAGGCCGGGCGCGACGTGAACATCTGGCACGCGATCTATCCCACCCGCCGCTTTCGCCCGCACCGCTGGGAGAAGGTCGCGGATCATTGGCGCTTTTGCGTGGTGCGCGAGCCGCTGAAGCGGCTTCTTTCGGTCTACACCAACCGTGTCGTCGATCTGCGCGAGCTTCACAATTCGCGGCGGCTGCGGCGCGCGGAGGAGGGGCTGCCGCTGGATCCGGACCCGGATTTCTTTTTCCAGAACCTCGCCGCGTATCGTGACAGCGCATCGAGCGTGAAGCACCATGTGCTGCCCGCATGGCTGTTCCTTGGCCCCGACCTCGATGCATATGACAGGGTCTATACCACCGCCGAATTTCCGCAGCTTGCCGCCGATCTGTCCAAGCGCAGCGGAGAGAGTGTGGTGATGCCGCGCGAGAACCGCAGCGCCGCGCCGCTCGATCCCGAAAGCTTGCAGCCGCAGACGTTGCAGGCGCTGGGGGTCTTCCTCGAGGCAGAGTACGAATATTTGAACGCCTTCTACCCGAACCCGTTCAAACCGGGCGGAAGGTTCTCTTGCGCCTCGTCTTTGCGCCGCGTATCCTGA
- a CDS encoding Ppx/GppA phosphatase family protein has product MAPRRPRGAGAFPKPVESPAPNKPDPNALYAALDLGTNSCRMLIAQPKGSQFHVVDSFSKSVQLGHGLERSGRLSRASMGRTVAALRVCQQKIRRHEVSRMRLVATEACRRAKNSREFIRQIKRETGLEMEIIQPEEEARLAVISCAPLVSTRTEQLLVVDIGGGSTELVWIDLSSVPHRDRPRAIMRLHSGFHPPESPFPAAKVVDWISVPLGVATLRDQFNDVQDDAARYALMSWFFEENLSEFAPYKDAQSREGFQIIGTSGTVTTVAASHLGLRRYDRTKVDGLRMSSDQIEAVIRKYLELGPAGRRRDPRIGQDRQALIMSGAAILQALLRIWPTDRLSVADRGLREGLLYAQMSVDGVLEDGPL; this is encoded by the coding sequence ATGGCGCCAAGGCGTCCCAGAGGTGCGGGCGCTTTCCCGAAACCGGTCGAGAGCCCCGCGCCGAACAAACCCGATCCGAATGCGCTGTATGCGGCGCTGGATCTGGGTACGAACAGTTGTCGCATGCTGATTGCCCAACCCAAGGGCAGCCAGTTTCATGTGGTCGACTCGTTTTCCAAATCCGTCCAGCTTGGGCATGGGCTCGAGCGGAGCGGCCGTTTGTCCCGTGCTTCGATGGGGCGAACGGTGGCGGCCCTGCGGGTCTGCCAGCAGAAGATTCGACGCCACGAGGTGTCGCGCATGCGCTTGGTGGCCACAGAGGCCTGCCGGCGGGCGAAGAACTCGCGCGAGTTCATTCGCCAGATCAAGCGCGAGACCGGCCTTGAAATGGAGATCATCCAGCCCGAGGAAGAAGCCCGGCTGGCGGTGATCTCCTGCGCGCCGCTGGTCTCGACCCGTACCGAGCAACTGCTGGTGGTGGACATCGGCGGCGGCTCGACGGAACTGGTGTGGATCGACCTGTCGTCGGTGCCGCACCGCGACCGTCCGCGCGCGATCATGCGGCTGCACTCGGGGTTCCACCCGCCCGAAAGCCCGTTTCCCGCCGCCAAAGTGGTCGACTGGATTTCCGTGCCGCTGGGGGTCGCGACGCTGCGCGATCAGTTCAACGACGTGCAGGACGACGCGGCGCGCTATGCGCTGATGAGTTGGTTCTTCGAAGAAAACCTTTCGGAATTCGCGCCTTACAAGGACGCGCAGAGCCGCGAGGGTTTTCAGATCATCGGCACCTCGGGCACGGTGACGACGGTGGCGGCCTCGCATCTTGGGCTGCGCCGCTATGATCGCACCAAGGTCGACGGGCTGCGCATGTCCTCGGACCAGATCGAGGCGGTGATCCGCAAATACCTCGAACTGGGCCCCGCCGGGCGGCGGCGCGATCCGCGCATCGGGCAGGACCGGCAGGCGCTGATCATGTCGGGCGCGGCAATCCTGCAGGCGCTTTTGCGCATCTGGCCCACCGACCGGCTGTCGGTGGCCGACCGCGGGCTGCGCGAGGGGCTGCTTTATGCGCAGATGTCGGTGGATGGCGTTCTGGAAGACGGGCCGTTATAG
- a CDS encoding RlmE family RNA methyltransferase has translation MAKKPDGKNTSGRGQRDLKVQVKSARGRKLSSTRWLQRQLNDPYVKRAQTEGYRGRAAFKILELDEKYRFLVPGARVVDLGCAPGGWCQVAVPRVNALGEKKGKAVGTVLGVDLQEVTPIAGAEIHQLDFMEDGADDKVKEWLGGKADVVMSDMAASSSGHKQTDHLRIIALCEAAAYLAFDVLDEGGTFVAKVLAGGAEGSLQQLLKQRFDKVANVKPPASRSDSSEKFVVATGFRG, from the coding sequence ATGGCGAAGAAACCTGACGGCAAGAACACATCGGGGCGCGGCCAGCGGGACCTCAAGGTCCAGGTGAAATCCGCGCGTGGCCGCAAGCTCAGTTCGACCCGCTGGCTGCAGCGCCAGCTTAACGATCCTTATGTGAAACGCGCGCAGACCGAGGGCTATCGCGGCCGGGCCGCGTTCAAGATCCTCGAGTTGGATGAGAAGTACCGCTTCCTCGTGCCCGGCGCGCGGGTGGTCGATCTGGGCTGCGCGCCCGGCGGCTGGTGTCAGGTGGCGGTGCCGCGGGTCAACGCGCTTGGCGAGAAGAAGGGCAAGGCCGTGGGCACGGTGCTGGGGGTCGACCTGCAGGAGGTGACGCCCATCGCAGGCGCCGAGATTCACCAGCTCGATTTCATGGAAGATGGCGCCGACGACAAGGTCAAGGAATGGCTCGGCGGCAAGGCCGATGTGGTCATGTCCGACATGGCGGCCTCGTCTTCGGGCCACAAGCAGACCGACCACCTGCGGATCATCGCGCTTTGCGAGGCGGCGGCCTATCTGGCGTTCGACGTGCTCGACGAGGGCGGCACCTTTGTCGCCAAAGTGCTGGCGGGCGGGGCCGAGGGTTCGCTGCAGCAGCTTCTCAAACAGCGCTTCGACAAGGTCGCCAACGTCAAGCCGCCGGCAAGCCGATCGGATTCCTCCGAGAAATTCGTCGTCGCCACCGGGTTCCGGGGCTGA
- a CDS encoding lipocalin family protein — translation MSIQKLIRNFAALPALALVAACAAKAPPPPVEIPLRNPTAPVGSQADARLERLQGGWTVTEGAGMAPGARIEVSGSEMRIDGVALPLQEEAPGRLQVAGETLWVHWIDADDRTAALGDPAGGRVWIMDRTGRPGERRTAAREILTWYGYDLSRMAGG, via the coding sequence ATGTCCATCCAAAAGCTGATACGGAATTTTGCCGCGCTGCCCGCGCTGGCGCTTGTGGCGGCCTGCGCTGCCAAGGCGCCGCCGCCGCCGGTGGAGATTCCCTTGCGCAACCCGACCGCCCCCGTGGGCTCGCAGGCCGATGCGCGGCTGGAGCGGCTGCAGGGCGGCTGGACGGTGACCGAAGGGGCGGGCATGGCACCCGGGGCGCGGATCGAGGTGTCGGGCTCTGAAATGCGCATCGATGGCGTGGCGCTGCCGCTGCAGGAAGAGGCGCCGGGCCGCCTGCAGGTCGCGGGCGAGACGCTTTGGGTGCATTGGATCGACGCCGACGACCGCACCGCGGCGCTTGGCGATCCCGCGGGCGGACGGGTGTGGATCATGGACCGGACCGGCCGCCCCGGCGAGCGGCGCACGGCGGCGCGCGAGATCCTGACGTGGTACGGCTACGATCTGTCGCGCATGGCGGGCGGCTGA
- a CDS encoding glycerate kinase type-2 family protein, with translation MNEETRFLSSLFEAAVAAADPEQALRTALPAKPEGRTVVIGLGKGAAQLAQAFEALWDGPLEGVIVTRYGYAAPCAQLKVMEASHPVPDAAGLEASAALFKAVEGLTEEDLVVALVCGGGSALLPSPPDGLTLEDEQALNRALLASGAPIGVMNAIRKHASGIKGGRLAAACAPAKVVSLIVSDVPGDDPAQVASGPTVPDAVDAAAALAMIEAWNIALPDNILAHIRSPAAAAPKPDDACFARNEVHVVASARLSLEAAAARAEAEGVPAVILSDAMEGEARDVGRVHAAMAREVVLHGRPFTAPVVMLSGGETTVTLRGSGGRGGRNTEFLLSFAHAIDGLPGIHALAADTDGIDGSEDNAGAFADGSSAARLRAAGGDAMAALSRNDAWGAFDLLGDLFVPGPTGTNVNDFRAIFIKS, from the coding sequence ATGAACGAAGAGACGCGCTTTCTCAGTAGCCTGTTCGAGGCGGCTGTCGCGGCAGCGGACCCGGAACAGGCGCTGCGCACGGCATTGCCCGCAAAGCCCGAGGGGCGCACGGTGGTGATCGGCCTCGGCAAAGGGGCGGCACAGCTGGCGCAGGCGTTCGAGGCGCTCTGGGACGGGCCGCTCGAGGGCGTTATCGTCACCCGCTACGGCTATGCCGCGCCCTGCGCACAGCTCAAGGTGATGGAGGCCTCGCACCCGGTGCCCGACGCGGCGGGGCTCGAGGCCAGCGCGGCGCTGTTCAAGGCGGTCGAGGGGCTTACTGAAGAGGATCTGGTGGTGGCGCTGGTCTGCGGCGGGGGCTCGGCGCTGCTGCCGTCGCCGCCCGACGGGCTGACGCTGGAGGATGAGCAGGCGCTCAACCGCGCGCTGCTGGCGTCGGGCGCGCCGATCGGTGTGATGAACGCCATTCGCAAACACGCCAGCGGCATCAAGGGCGGGCGGCTCGCGGCGGCCTGCGCACCGGCGAAAGTGGTCAGCCTGATCGTCTCGGACGTGCCGGGGGATGATCCGGCGCAGGTGGCCTCGGGGCCGACCGTGCCCGACGCGGTGGATGCGGCGGCGGCGCTGGCGATGATCGAGGCGTGGAACATCGCGCTGCCCGACAACATCCTTGCGCATATCCGCAGCCCCGCCGCGGCGGCGCCAAAGCCCGATGACGCCTGTTTCGCCCGCAACGAGGTGCATGTGGTGGCCTCGGCGCGGCTGTCGCTCGAGGCGGCGGCGGCCCGCGCCGAAGCCGAGGGGGTGCCAGCGGTGATCCTGTCGGACGCGATGGAAGGCGAGGCGCGCGACGTGGGCCGGGTGCATGCGGCGATGGCGCGCGAGGTGGTGCTGCACGGGCGGCCCTTCACCGCGCCGGTGGTGATGCTCTCGGGCGGTGAGACCACTGTTACCTTGCGCGGCAGCGGCGGACGCGGCGGGCGCAACACCGAGTTTCTGCTGTCCTTTGCCCATGCGATCGACGGTCTGCCGGGGATCCACGCGCTGGCGGCGGACACCGACGGAATCGATGGCAGCGAGGACAACGCTGGCGCCTTCGCCGATGGCAGCAGCGCGGCGCGGCTGCGCGCGGCGGGCGGCGATGCCATGGCCGCGCTGTCGCGCAACGACGCTTGGGGGGCCTTCGATCTCTTGGGCGACCTTTTTGTGCCGGGGCCGACGGGCACCAATGTGAATGATTTCCGCGCTATCTTCATAAAAAGCTGA
- a CDS encoding isopenicillin N synthase family dioxygenase, with protein MIPVLDYDDLNDDPEGFAFALGQACREDGFFLLANPPLPPELLPAVFDRAAAFFDMPEALKAPLSIAGNARNRGWARIGSEQAGGAGLPDRKEAFNVGLDLPENDPRVLAGEPFRGSNLWPDLPGFREAMLACYGHMLSLGIKLHEAIAMDLGQPPEFFAPHFTQPMATLRLLSYPPGTGAADEHGAAAHTDYGALTLLATDGEPGLQVLPRGGHWMDVPQLPGALIVNIGDCLMRWTNDIYVSTTHRVLPPARRRQSVAFFLDPNPESMIAALPGTGTPVYPPVRAADYLRSRLESTGALRPQEQELLEEDRARDIAS; from the coding sequence ATGATCCCCGTGCTCGATTATGACGATCTGAACGACGATCCCGAGGGCTTTGCCTTCGCGCTGGGGCAGGCCTGCCGCGAGGATGGGTTCTTCCTTCTCGCCAATCCGCCGCTGCCGCCCGAGCTTTTGCCCGCCGTTTTCGACCGCGCCGCCGCGTTCTTCGACATGCCCGAGGCGCTGAAAGCGCCGCTGTCGATCGCCGGCAACGCGCGCAACCGGGGCTGGGCGCGGATCGGCTCGGAGCAGGCCGGGGGCGCCGGACTTCCCGACCGCAAAGAGGCGTTCAACGTCGGGCTCGACCTGCCGGAAAACGATCCGAGGGTTCTGGCCGGAGAGCCGTTTCGCGGCAGCAATCTCTGGCCCGACCTGCCGGGCTTCCGCGAGGCGATGCTGGCCTGCTACGGCCATATGCTGTCGCTGGGGATAAAGCTGCATGAGGCGATCGCCATGGATCTCGGCCAGCCGCCGGAGTTCTTCGCGCCGCATTTCACCCAGCCGATGGCGACGCTGCGGCTGCTGAGCTACCCGCCCGGCACCGGGGCCGCCGATGAGCATGGGGCTGCGGCGCATACGGATTACGGCGCGCTGACGCTGCTGGCCACCGATGGCGAGCCGGGACTGCAGGTGCTGCCGCGCGGCGGGCACTGGATGGATGTGCCGCAGCTTCCGGGGGCGTTGATCGTCAATATCGGCGATTGCCTGATGCGCTGGACCAATGACATCTATGTCTCGACCACCCACCGCGTGCTGCCGCCCGCGCGGCGCAGGCAGTCGGTGGCCTTCTTCCTCGATCCGAACCCCGAGAGCATGATCGCCGCGCTGCCCGGCACCGGCACGCCGGTCTATCCTCCGGTGCGAGCCGCCGATTATCTGCGCTCGCGGCTCGAGAGCACCGGCGCCCTGCGCCCGCAGGAGCAGGAGCTGCTGGAAGAGGACAGGGCGCGCGACATCGCGTCCTGA